A portion of the Alloyangia pacifica genome contains these proteins:
- a CDS encoding IS30 family transposase, which yields MGAVYAQLSVKERVQIERWKLAKVPVREMARVLQRSKATIYREIKRNWFSDECLPGYDGYYGAAAHRQATDRRARQRKLIRHPQLRNQVVERIKNGWTPEQIGNRLIHEGATLRVCQETIYRYIYSTEGMAQELWWYLPEHRRARRPRRARKRRAPKFDRDVSILFRPDDVAHRREFGHWEGDLMLFKQSLGQTNVTSLVERVSRFTVLLKNANRRTKPVMTKIVKAVRDLPVAGRRSITFDRGTEFVSWPHLQAQLGTQTWFCDPSSPWQKGTVENTNRRLRRWLPRQRDVAAMTELELKQLCDQLNNTPRKCLGWRTPAEVFREKMMEEIGRRPYRRR from the coding sequence ATGGGAGCGGTTTACGCGCAACTGAGCGTCAAGGAACGTGTCCAGATCGAACGCTGGAAGCTGGCAAAGGTCCCTGTTCGGGAGATGGCCCGTGTGCTGCAGCGCTCGAAAGCCACCATTTACCGCGAGATCAAGCGGAACTGGTTCAGCGATGAGTGCCTGCCGGGCTATGATGGCTACTATGGCGCCGCTGCGCATCGGCAGGCCACCGATCGGCGCGCCCGCCAGCGCAAGCTGATCCGGCATCCGCAGCTTCGAAATCAGGTCGTTGAGCGCATCAAGAACGGCTGGACCCCCGAGCAGATCGGCAACCGCTTGATCCACGAAGGTGCGACGCTCCGGGTCTGCCAGGAGACGATCTACCGGTACATCTACTCGACGGAAGGCATGGCGCAGGAGCTCTGGTGGTACCTGCCCGAGCACCGCAGGGCTCGCCGTCCGCGCCGAGCCCGCAAGCGCCGCGCGCCAAAATTCGACCGTGATGTCAGTATCCTGTTCCGCCCGGACGACGTCGCACACCGCAGGGAATTCGGTCACTGGGAAGGCGATTTGATGCTGTTCAAACAATCGCTTGGCCAGACCAACGTGACCTCTCTCGTCGAACGTGTCAGCCGCTTCACCGTGCTGCTGAAAAACGCGAACAGGCGTACGAAACCGGTCATGACCAAGATCGTGAAGGCGGTGCGGGATCTGCCTGTGGCGGGCCGCAGGTCCATCACCTTCGACCGCGGCACGGAGTTCGTGTCATGGCCGCACCTGCAGGCCCAGCTCGGAACCCAGACGTGGTTTTGCGACCCCTCCTCGCCCTGGCAGAAAGGCACAGTCGAGAACACCAACCGCCGGCTCCGCCGCTGGCTTCCAAGGCAGCGTGACGTGGCTGCCATGACGGAGCTCGAGCTGAAGCAACTCTGCGACCAGCTCAACAACACGCCCCGCAAATGCCTCGGCTGGAGGACCCCGGCCGAGGTCTTCCGCGAAAAGATGATGGAGGAAATCGGCCGGCGCCCCTACCGTCGCAGGTAA
- a CDS encoding flavin reductase family protein encodes MIGTIVPRPIAWVTTVSPEGVVNAAPYSFFNCLSADPPILALGVENKPDRSFKDTAYNIRMTECFTVNIVDRANAGTMSVTAAAFGPEVDELEMAGLTAVPGEKVACPRIAEAPVAFECRRYLGIEVSSAREIILGQIVMAHVREDVIDLGTYYSNHEKLDAIGRMGGNGYAGTLDYFDLATPSAEEVLSARKVRA; translated from the coding sequence ATGATCGGCACGATCGTGCCGCGCCCGATTGCCTGGGTCACGACGGTCTCGCCCGAGGGGGTGGTCAATGCGGCGCCCTATTCGTTCTTCAACTGCTTGTCGGCTGACCCGCCCATCCTCGCCCTCGGCGTCGAGAACAAGCCGGACCGCAGCTTCAAGGACACGGCCTACAACATCCGGATGACCGAGTGCTTTACCGTGAACATCGTTGATCGCGCCAACGCCGGGACGATGTCTGTGACCGCCGCCGCCTTCGGCCCCGAGGTCGACGAGCTCGAGATGGCCGGGCTCACCGCCGTTCCCGGCGAGAAGGTTGCCTGCCCGCGGATCGCCGAGGCGCCGGTCGCTTTCGAGTGCCGCCGCTACCTTGGGATCGAGGTCAGCTCGGCCCGGGAAATCATCCTGGGACAGATCGTGATGGCGCATGTGCGCGAGGACGTGATCGACCTCGGGACCTACTACTCCAACCATGAAAAGCTCGACGCGATCGGGCGCATGGGCGGGAACGGATACGCCGGCACCCTGGACTACTTCGACCTGGCGACGCCTTCGGCGGAAGAGGTTCTTTCGGCGCGGAAGGTGCGGGCCTGA
- a CDS encoding GntR family transcriptional regulator: MTEKTTLTDAVHTLLKRAIIEQALKPGMRLPEDTVGEQFGVSRTIVRHALVRLENEGLVVTRRNRGAFVAEPSLDEAKQIFEVRRALEAEVIRILVERIPSSGFDQLEAHVRLEESVRGKDGPVSIRLAGEFHTLLAELTGNAVLSRYVGEVVLRCSLIMAMYAKSHSSDCAVDEHSQIIEAIRAGDAERATQIMDHHLGAVAGRAELEQKPDSISSILSRYGKELAT, translated from the coding sequence ATGACCGAAAAAACGACACTCACCGATGCGGTGCACACGCTGCTCAAGCGCGCCATCATCGAGCAGGCCCTGAAGCCGGGAATGCGCCTTCCCGAGGACACGGTGGGCGAGCAGTTCGGCGTGAGCCGGACCATCGTGCGCCACGCTTTGGTGCGGCTCGAGAACGAGGGGCTGGTGGTCACGCGACGCAACCGTGGCGCCTTTGTCGCCGAGCCCTCGCTGGATGAGGCCAAGCAGATATTCGAGGTCCGGCGCGCCCTTGAAGCCGAGGTCATCCGCATCCTCGTCGAGCGCATTCCCTCGAGCGGCTTCGACCAGCTCGAGGCGCATGTGCGCCTCGAGGAGAGCGTGCGCGGCAAGGACGGGCCGGTCTCGATCCGTCTCGCCGGCGAGTTCCACACGCTGCTGGCCGAGCTGACCGGCAACGCCGTCCTGTCGCGCTACGTCGGCGAGGTGGTGCTGCGCTGTTCGCTGATCATGGCGATGTACGCCAAGTCGCACTCCTCGGACTGCGCGGTGGATGAACATTCGCAGATCATCGAGGCGATCCGCGCGGGGGATGCCGAGCGCGCAACGCAGATCATGGATCATCACCTTGGTGCCGTCGCCGGGCGCGCCGAGCTTGAACAAAAACCGGACAGCATCTCATCGATCCTGTCCCGCTACGGAAAGGAGCTGGCGACGTGA
- a CDS encoding ABC transporter substrate-binding protein, which translates to MTFRQILLASAALATLTGAAQAENVLKWGANRDIGSLDPYSYGDSFTINVLNHVYEGLVRYNADLKIEPALATSWEILDDKVTWRFKLREGVTFHNGNPFTAEDVVASLQRVSHETSPLKGNLPAYVSSEAVDDLTVDITLNDTYPLLLNDLTNIHIFDKEWMVEHDSLLPTDIGSGTEGYATYNANGTGPFRVESRQPDAKTVFVANADWWDEPQHNLDRIELTPVTSAATRVAALLSGEINFTNDAPVQDLPRLAAAPNVEVLEGVDLRTVMIGFPFRDTLVSGEPNPFKEKSVREALYKAIDLDLIQSRVMRGKSRTAGATVAPPIPGYSEELDTVLGYDPDAAKALLAEAGVPEGLQFEFNCLADGLVNEEQFCQAIASMWSRIGLAPKLDVAPRAVQTPKRTNGQTDIYTLGWATLPMLDAYSPLLQIFHSKVGNSGVFNWGGWSYPELDALIDAAGSELDTDTRLSLETEALKFVKDEMIMIPLHQQPMAWAVTDEVSEMPLFPDNKPRLWFVQVGQGS; encoded by the coding sequence ATGACTTTCAGACAGATTCTGCTTGCCTCGGCGGCGCTCGCCACCCTCACAGGAGCAGCGCAGGCCGAGAACGTGCTCAAGTGGGGCGCCAACCGGGACATCGGATCGCTCGATCCCTATTCCTATGGCGACAGTTTCACCATCAACGTGCTGAACCATGTCTACGAGGGGCTGGTGCGCTACAATGCCGATCTCAAGATCGAGCCCGCCTTGGCGACCAGCTGGGAAATCCTTGACGACAAGGTGACCTGGCGCTTCAAGCTGCGCGAGGGGGTGACCTTCCACAATGGCAACCCCTTCACAGCCGAGGACGTGGTTGCCTCGCTGCAGCGGGTCAGCCATGAAACCTCGCCGTTGAAGGGCAACCTTCCGGCCTATGTCTCGTCGGAGGCAGTCGATGATTTGACCGTCGACATCACGCTCAACGACACCTACCCGCTTCTGCTCAACGATCTGACCAACATCCATATTTTCGACAAGGAATGGATGGTTGAGCACGACTCGCTGCTGCCCACCGACATCGGCTCGGGCACCGAGGGCTACGCCACCTACAATGCCAACGGCACCGGCCCCTTCAGGGTCGAGAGCCGTCAGCCCGACGCCAAGACCGTGTTCGTTGCGAACGCCGACTGGTGGGACGAGCCGCAGCACAATCTCGACCGGATCGAGCTGACCCCGGTGACCTCGGCCGCGACCCGCGTCGCGGCGTTGCTTTCGGGCGAGATCAACTTCACCAATGACGCGCCGGTGCAGGACCTTCCTCGGCTCGCCGCTGCGCCCAATGTCGAGGTTCTCGAAGGCGTCGACCTGCGCACCGTGATGATCGGCTTTCCCTTCCGCGACACGCTGGTCTCGGGTGAGCCCAACCCCTTCAAGGAAAAATCCGTGCGCGAGGCGCTTTACAAGGCGATCGACCTCGACCTGATCCAGAGCAGGGTGATGCGCGGGAAATCCCGCACCGCCGGCGCGACTGTGGCACCGCCGATCCCCGGCTACTCGGAAGAACTGGATACAGTTCTCGGATACGATCCCGATGCCGCGAAGGCGCTTTTGGCCGAGGCCGGCGTGCCAGAGGGGCTGCAGTTCGAGTTCAATTGTCTCGCCGACGGTCTGGTGAACGAAGAGCAGTTCTGCCAGGCCATCGCCTCGATGTGGTCGCGCATCGGGCTCGCGCCCAAGCTCGACGTGGCGCCGCGTGCGGTGCAGACCCCGAAGCGGACCAACGGCCAGACCGACATCTACACGCTAGGCTGGGCCACATTGCCGATGCTCGACGCCTATTCACCGCTGCTGCAGATCTTCCACAGCAAGGTGGGCAATTCCGGCGTCTTCAACTGGGGCGGCTGGTCCTACCCCGAACTCGACGCGCTGATCGACGCAGCGGGCAGCGAGCTCGACACCGACACCCGCCTGTCGCTCGAGACCGAGGCCCTGAAGTTCGTCAAGGACGAGATGATCATGATCCCGCTGCACCAGCAGCCCATGGCCTGGGCGGTGACCGACGAGGTCAGCGAGATGCCGCTCTTCCCCGACAACAAGCCGCGGCTGTGGTTCGTGCAGGTCGGTCAGGGCAGCTGA
- a CDS encoding ABC transporter permease, giving the protein MLAFLIKRTANAAFVMLAVALLAFVIFRFFGDPVEMMVNEQATQADRVELRERLGLNDGFLTQYTRFVTHAAQGDFGISYRNQQDVMVLIGERFPATFELVLVATVISLVVGIPLGVITAVHRNSRLANALQLGSIVGVSLPSFVVGILLILGFSVSLGWLPAFGRGETVDIGWWSTGLLTPSGRAALVLPALSLSTFQITLVMRLVRAEMLETLRSDYVKFARARGVPKRRVHWVHALRNCLMPVITLTGMQIGNLIAFALVTETVFQWPGMGLLFIQAVTFVDIPVMAAYLMLVSFIFVLLNTLVDVTYAWVDPRLRDDAAKAGGANG; this is encoded by the coding sequence ATGCTCGCCTTTCTCATCAAGCGCACGGCCAACGCGGCCTTCGTGATGCTCGCCGTCGCGCTGCTGGCCTTCGTGATCTTCCGCTTTTTCGGCGATCCCGTCGAGATGATGGTCAACGAGCAGGCAACGCAGGCCGATCGCGTGGAGCTGCGCGAGCGACTGGGGCTGAACGATGGTTTCCTCACCCAGTACACGCGTTTCGTCACCCATGCGGCGCAGGGCGATTTCGGCATCTCCTACCGCAACCAGCAGGACGTCATGGTGCTGATCGGCGAGCGCTTCCCGGCGACCTTCGAGCTGGTGCTGGTGGCCACGGTGATCTCGCTGGTGGTCGGCATCCCGCTCGGGGTGATCACTGCCGTGCACCGCAATTCGCGGCTGGCGAACGCGCTGCAGCTGGGCTCGATCGTCGGCGTCTCTCTGCCGAGCTTCGTGGTCGGCATCCTGCTGATCCTCGGCTTCTCGGTCAGCCTCGGCTGGCTGCCCGCCTTTGGGCGCGGCGAGACCGTGGACATCGGCTGGTGGTCGACCGGTCTTCTGACCCCTTCGGGCCGCGCGGCCCTGGTGCTGCCGGCGCTCTCGCTCTCGACCTTCCAGATCACCCTGGTGATGCGGCTGGTGCGCGCCGAGATGCTCGAGACCCTGCGCAGCGACTACGTGAAGTTCGCGCGCGCGCGCGGCGTGCCGAAACGCCGGGTGCACTGGGTCCACGCGCTGCGCAACTGCCTGATGCCGGTGATCACCCTCACCGGCATGCAGATCGGCAACCTTATCGCCTTCGCGCTGGTCACCGAAACGGTGTTTCAATGGCCCGGCATGGGGCTGCTCTTCATCCAGGCGGTGACCTTCGTCGATATCCCGGTTATGGCCGCTTACCTGATGCTCGTTTCCTTCATCTTCGTGCTGCTCAACACGCTGGTCGACGTGACCTATGCCTGGGTCGATCCCCGGTTGCGCGACGATGCTGCCAAAGCCGGAGGAGCCAATGGCTGA
- a CDS encoding ABC transporter permease produces MAEISPMTDTPQAPAQTALPRRTRIAALRESDLWYSFRSHPSAIFAACLLALVALSALLAPLITPQDPYDLAALELWNAEIPPIWNAQGQWPYVLGTDTQGRDILSAILYGSRISLVIGFASVMAALAVGLSLGLVAGYFGGWVDNVIMRLGDVLLSMPFILIAILITAVATAALPTHLKDVLAAPILILAIAVPSWVQYARTVRASAMVERKKDYVSAARLIRVKPWRIMLHHILPNCMTPILVAATLNFGLAILSEATLSFLGVGMPPDQPSLGTLIRVGNQYLFSGLWWIVVFPAIQLCLIVLSVNMIGDWLRDALNPKLR; encoded by the coding sequence ATGGCTGAAATCTCTCCCATGACCGATACGCCGCAGGCCCCCGCCCAGACCGCCCTGCCCCGCCGAACGCGCATTGCGGCGCTGCGAGAGAGCGACCTGTGGTACTCCTTCCGCAGCCATCCCAGCGCAATCTTCGCGGCCTGCCTCCTGGCGCTGGTGGCGCTGAGCGCCCTGCTGGCGCCTCTCATCACCCCGCAGGATCCCTATGACCTCGCCGCGCTCGAGCTGTGGAACGCCGAGATTCCGCCGATCTGGAACGCGCAGGGGCAATGGCCCTACGTCCTCGGCACCGACACGCAGGGCCGAGACATCCTCTCGGCGATCCTTTACGGCTCCCGGATCAGCCTCGTCATCGGGTTTGCTTCGGTGATGGCGGCGCTGGCGGTCGGGCTCTCCCTGGGACTGGTCGCGGGTTACTTCGGCGGCTGGGTCGACAATGTGATCATGCGGCTTGGTGACGTGCTGCTGTCGATGCCTTTCATCCTCATCGCCATCCTCATCACCGCCGTCGCGACCGCCGCGCTGCCGACGCACCTCAAAGATGTGCTTGCTGCCCCGATCCTCATCCTCGCCATCGCGGTGCCGTCCTGGGTGCAATACGCCCGCACCGTGCGCGCATCGGCGATGGTCGAGCGCAAGAAGGATTACGTCAGCGCGGCGCGGCTGATCCGGGTCAAGCCATGGCGGATCATGCTGCACCACATCCTGCCCAACTGCATGACCCCGATCCTCGTCGCGGCGACGCTGAACTTCGGGCTCGCGATCCTGTCAGAGGCGACGCTTTCCTTCCTCGGCGTCGGCATGCCGCCGGACCAGCCCAGCCTCGGCACGCTGATCCGTGTGGGGAACCAGTACCTTTTCTCCGGCCTGTGGTGGATCGTCGTGTTTCCCGCGATCCAGCTGTGCCTGATCGTCCTGTCGGTCAATATGATCGGCGACTGGCTGCGCGACGCGCTCAACCCAAAACTGAGATGA
- a CDS encoding amidohydrolase family protein produces MTAKTLKNVRPMGAPATDLHIMEGRFVAAAPEGAEAIDCGGRILIPGLVEAHTHLDKSLLGLPWYRNEVGPRLIDKIDNEREVKVSLGLDPQVQSERQAILSIGHGTTHIRSHVDVDTHHGLRGIEGVMATREKLAGYVDIEIVAFPQSSMMPRPGTVELMDEALALGADVVGGIDPCGIERDPKGHLDAVFRLAEKHSKPIDIHLHERDLMGGFSMEEIIARTRAHGMQGKVTVSHAFCLGMSDRAYVASLHEQLAEERIHIITTAPASAPVPLVKELKAAGILTGAGSDGIRDTWGPYGNADMLERAMFVGLRNNLRRDDEVELALDICTRGGAAIMEVEGYGLEIGDHADAVLVEGETLAEAVALRAPRALVLKRGRVVARDGKPMIDAP; encoded by the coding sequence ATGACTGCAAAGACCCTGAAGAACGTGCGCCCGATGGGTGCCCCCGCCACCGATCTGCACATCATGGAGGGCCGCTTTGTCGCCGCCGCGCCCGAGGGCGCCGAGGCGATCGACTGCGGCGGCCGCATCCTGATCCCCGGGCTGGTCGAGGCGCACACCCATCTCGACAAGTCGCTGCTCGGTCTGCCGTGGTACCGCAACGAGGTCGGCCCTCGGCTGATCGACAAGATCGACAACGAGCGAGAAGTCAAAGTCTCCCTCGGGCTCGATCCGCAGGTGCAGAGCGAGCGGCAGGCGATCCTGTCGATCGGCCACGGCACCACCCACATCCGCAGCCACGTCGACGTCGACACCCACCACGGGCTGCGCGGCATCGAGGGCGTCATGGCGACGCGCGAGAAGCTTGCGGGCTACGTCGACATCGAGATCGTGGCCTTCCCGCAGTCCTCTATGATGCCGCGCCCGGGTACGGTCGAGCTGATGGACGAGGCGCTGGCGCTCGGCGCGGACGTGGTCGGCGGCATTGATCCCTGCGGCATCGAGCGCGATCCCAAGGGGCATCTGGACGCGGTGTTCCGGCTCGCCGAGAAGCACAGCAAGCCGATCGACATCCACCTGCATGAGCGTGACCTGATGGGCGGCTTCTCGATGGAAGAGATCATCGCCCGGACCCGTGCCCACGGGATGCAGGGCAAGGTCACCGTCAGCCACGCCTTCTGCCTCGGCATGAGTGACCGCGCCTATGTTGCGTCGCTGCACGAGCAGCTTGCCGAAGAGCGCATCCACATCATCACCACCGCCCCGGCTTCGGCGCCGGTGCCGCTGGTCAAGGAGCTGAAGGCGGCGGGCATCCTGACCGGTGCGGGCTCGGACGGCATCCGCGACACCTGGGGGCCCTATGGGAACGCCGACATGCTCGAACGGGCGATGTTCGTCGGGCTGCGCAACAACCTGCGCCGCGACGACGAGGTCGAACTGGCGCTGGACATTTGCACCCGTGGCGGCGCCGCGATCATGGAGGTCGAGGGCTACGGGCTGGAGATCGGCGACCATGCCGACGCCGTGCTGGTCGAGGGCGAGACCCTGGCCGAGGCGGTGGCATTGCGCGCACCCCGGGCGCTCGTGCTCAAGCGCGGTAGGGTGGTCGCGCGAGACGGCAAACCCATGATCGACGCGCCATGA
- a CDS encoding amidohydrolase family protein, producing MNRTLLSARWVIGHEDGCHVVYEDGVVVIEGTRVLHVGRRFDGEVARRVDYGEAVISPGFVDLDALSDLDTTILGYDNGPAWKKGRVWPESYVARGPYEMYSAEELAFQKRFAFAQLIRNGITTALPIASLFYRAWGETVAEFDAAAHAAEDLGLRVYLGPAYRTGGQVTDTAGTIRAVYDAPRGLQGLQDAAEFAKRIDGTAGGRIRAMFAPDRIETCTGELLRRTQALASEMGAPVRQHCCQSPTELRLVQEQHGTTPIDWLDRVGALGANWLLPHGTHASERDLALIAQHGASLVHCPLVSARHGGMLRSFPACRARGINVGLGTDTWPPDMILNMQIGMMTARLAEGHEALRSEEMFDAATLGGARALGRSDLGRLAPGACADIAVIDLGRTLQVPDPVQSLMTSASGRDVRDVWIDGRRVMTDRKIPGCDEAADMARAQAQFDGLVAKYPDRTAGHPPVTEIFRPSYARSER from the coding sequence ATGAACCGCACCTTGCTCTCGGCCCGCTGGGTCATTGGCCATGAGGACGGCTGCCACGTCGTATACGAGGACGGCGTGGTGGTGATCGAGGGCACCCGCGTTTTGCATGTGGGGCGCCGCTTCGACGGCGAGGTTGCGCGGCGCGTGGACTACGGCGAGGCGGTGATCTCGCCGGGGTTCGTCGATCTCGACGCGCTGTCCGACCTCGACACGACCATCCTCGGCTACGACAACGGCCCGGCGTGGAAGAAGGGCCGCGTCTGGCCCGAGAGCTACGTCGCGCGCGGCCCCTACGAGATGTACTCGGCCGAAGAGCTGGCTTTTCAGAAGCGCTTTGCCTTCGCGCAGCTTATCCGCAACGGCATCACCACAGCCCTGCCCATCGCTTCGCTGTTCTACCGCGCCTGGGGCGAGACCGTGGCCGAGTTCGACGCCGCGGCGCACGCCGCCGAGGACCTGGGGCTGCGGGTCTACCTCGGCCCCGCCTATCGCACCGGCGGGCAGGTCACCGACACGGCTGGCACCATCCGAGCCGTCTACGACGCGCCTCGCGGGTTGCAGGGTCTGCAGGACGCTGCAGAGTTTGCCAAGCGCATAGACGGCACTGCGGGCGGGCGCATCCGCGCCATGTTCGCCCCGGACCGGATCGAGACCTGCACCGGGGAGCTGCTCCGCCGCACCCAGGCGCTCGCCTCCGAGATGGGCGCGCCGGTGCGCCAACATTGCTGCCAGTCGCCCACCGAGCTGCGGCTGGTACAGGAGCAGCACGGCACCACGCCGATCGACTGGCTCGACCGGGTCGGCGCGTTGGGAGCCAACTGGCTTCTGCCGCATGGCACCCACGCGTCCGAGCGCGATCTCGCCCTGATCGCCCAGCATGGGGCTTCGCTGGTGCATTGTCCGCTGGTCTCGGCCCGGCACGGCGGCATGCTGCGCTCATTCCCGGCCTGCCGGGCGCGCGGGATCAACGTCGGGCTCGGCACCGACACCTGGCCACCGGACATGATCCTCAACATGCAGATCGGCATGATGACCGCACGCCTCGCCGAAGGGCACGAGGCGCTGCGCAGCGAAGAAATGTTCGATGCCGCCACGCTGGGCGGGGCACGCGCGCTCGGCCGCAGCGATCTCGGCCGCCTCGCCCCCGGCGCCTGCGCCGATATCGCGGTGATCGACCTTGGCCGTACGCTTCAGGTCCCCGACCCGGTGCAGAGCCTGATGACCTCGGCCTCGGGGCGCGACGTGCGCGACGTCTGGATCGACGGGCGCCGCGTGATGACCGACCGCAAAATCCCCGGCTGCGACGAGGCCGCCGACATGGCGCGTGCTCAGGCACAGTTCGACGGGCTGGTGGCCAAGTACCCCGACCGCACTGCCGGGCACCCTCCGGTGACCGAGATATTCCGCCCCAGCTACGCAAGGAGCGAGCGATGA
- a CDS encoding ABC transporter ATP-binding protein yields the protein MTDPVLDVRGLRVEFPTRRGVLTAVNDISLTIGRGEILGVVGESGAGKSMTGMAILGLLEPPGRIAAGEIRLSGTRIDTLTESGMQKVRGRRIGAIFQDPLTSLNPLFRVGDQLVETIRLHSDLSKSAARARGLELMREVGIPAVEERIDNYPHQFSGGMRQRIVIALALCAEPELIIADEPTTALDVSIQAQITALLKRLCRERGTAVMLVTHDMGVIAETADRVAVMYAGRLAELGAVEDVVRRPRHPYTEGLMGSIPSLRKDMEELQMIPGAMPRLDSIPQGCAFHPRCAQAGPRCRRDTPRLETTGAACWLALTGETA from the coding sequence ATGACCGACCCTGTCCTGGACGTGCGCGGATTGCGCGTCGAGTTTCCCACGCGCCGCGGCGTGCTCACCGCCGTGAACGATATCTCGCTGACCATTGGGCGCGGCGAGATCCTCGGCGTCGTCGGCGAGTCCGGCGCCGGCAAATCGATGACCGGCATGGCGATCCTCGGTCTGCTCGAGCCGCCGGGCCGCATCGCCGCCGGCGAGATCCGCCTTTCAGGCACACGCATCGACACGCTGACCGAGAGCGGGATGCAGAAGGTGCGCGGCCGCCGCATCGGCGCAATTTTCCAGGACCCGCTGACCTCGCTCAACCCGCTGTTTCGGGTCGGCGACCAGTTGGTCGAGACCATCCGCCTGCACAGCGATTTGAGCAAGAGCGCGGCGCGCGCCCGCGGGCTCGAGCTGATGCGCGAGGTCGGCATTCCGGCGGTGGAGGAACGCATCGACAACTACCCGCACCAGTTCTCCGGAGGGATGCGGCAGCGCATCGTGATCGCCCTGGCGCTCTGCGCCGAGCCCGAACTGATCATCGCTGACGAGCCGACCACCGCGCTCGACGTGTCGATCCAAGCGCAGATCACCGCGCTGCTCAAGCGGCTCTGTCGCGAGCGCGGCACAGCGGTGATGCTGGTGACCCATGACATGGGGGTGATCGCCGAAACCGCCGATCGGGTGGCGGTCATGTATGCCGGGCGGCTGGCGGAGCTCGGCGCGGTCGAGGACGTGGTGCGCCGCCCCCGCCACCCGTACACCGAAGGGCTGATGGGCTCGATCCCCAGCCTGCGCAAGGACATGGAAGAGCTGCAGATGATCCCCGGCGCGATGCCGCGCCTGGATAGCATCCCGCAGGGCTGCGCATTCCACCCACGCTGTGCCCAGGCCGGACCGCGCTGCCGCCGCGACACGCCGCGGCTCGAAACCACCGGCGCCGCCTGCTGGCTCGCCTTGACCGGAGAAACCGCATGA
- a CDS encoding ABC transporter ATP-binding protein, producing the protein MTRPILEVDALERRFDVSAPWLNRLLEGKPRRTLRAVDGVDFDIQPGQTLALVGESGCGKSAIAKLVTGLHAPSGGAIRFNGDPDKMQMIFQDPYASLNPRWRVGRIIAEPLRTLRPETPEPKVMARVEDLLRTVGLAPADAIKFPHEFSGGQRQRISIARALAGEPEFLVCDEPTSALDVSVQAQVLNLMKRLQREMGLTYLFISHDLSVVRHMADVIAVMYLGRIVEIQPTADLFARPLHPYTRMLLDTIPDLEAPKRDRVPMGGEVPSPVSPPPGCSFHPRCPMAFDRCKRERPQREVHVHDRRVACFAAEESADV; encoded by the coding sequence ATGACCCGTCCGATCCTCGAAGTCGACGCGCTGGAGCGCCGGTTCGACGTCTCCGCGCCTTGGCTCAACCGCCTGCTCGAAGGCAAGCCGCGGCGCACGCTGCGCGCAGTCGATGGGGTGGATTTCGACATCCAGCCCGGCCAGACCCTGGCGCTGGTTGGTGAGTCCGGCTGCGGCAAGTCGGCCATCGCCAAGCTGGTCACCGGGCTGCATGCACCCTCCGGCGGTGCGATCCGCTTCAACGGCGACCCCGACAAGATGCAGATGATCTTCCAGGATCCCTATGCCTCGCTCAACCCGCGCTGGCGGGTCGGCCGGATCATTGCCGAACCGCTGCGCACGCTGCGCCCCGAGACGCCCGAGCCGAAGGTCATGGCCCGGGTCGAGGACCTGCTGCGGACGGTTGGCCTCGCTCCCGCCGATGCCATCAAGTTCCCGCACGAATTCTCGGGAGGCCAGCGCCAGCGCATCTCGATCGCCCGCGCCCTGGCAGGCGAGCCGGAGTTCCTCGTCTGCGACGAGCCCACCTCGGCGCTTGACGTCTCGGTGCAGGCGCAGGTTCTCAATCTGATGAAACGTCTGCAGAGAGAGATGGGCCTCACCTACCTCTTCATCAGCCATGATCTGTCTGTGGTGCGGCACATGGCCGACGTGATCGCGGTGATGTACCTCGGGCGGATCGTCGAGATTCAGCCCACCGCCGATCTCTTTGCCCGCCCGCTACATCCTTACACGCGGATGTTGCTGGACACGATCCCCGACCTCGAAGCCCCCAAGCGCGACCGCGTGCCTATGGGCGGCGAGGTCCCTTCGCCGGTGTCGCCGCCCCCCGGATGCAGCTTCCATCCGCGCTGCCCGATGGCCTTCGATCGCTGCAAGCGCGAGCGGCCGCAGCGCGAGGTGCACGTCCACGACCGGCGGGTTGCGTGTTTCGCCGCCGAGGAGAGCGCCGATGTTTGA